The following are from one region of the Desulfovibrio sp. JC010 genome:
- a CDS encoding cache domain-containing protein, whose protein sequence is MGIFDKSKLAGRNRLVWLRVAVPTVASLVLFIIVIFVVHMPAVRDALLAQRKDSLKHMTQVAIGVLEHLRDQEVKGIISSEEARRKGAEFIGMMRFGPDNKDYFWINDFDSMMVMHPYLPELDGRDMSKFTDFKGKLLFVEMVNATEKDGAGYVDYHWQWQDKPDEVVPKISYVQRFYPWKWIVGTGLYLDDLESEAAARNRELIMMTVVILGIISLLSFYTIVQSRKAGQQISESEALFKGIFNNSQQFMGVLSPEGVLLLANRASLDFISVSDDNVVGHYLWETPWWKDSLDAQRQLKEIIQIASFGEVGKGIFKHSNEAGNSIYVDFSAKPVVDENGKVLFLIVEGHNVTELKEAQEKIAMSEAMFRGIFSQSLQFMGVLDLDGTLREVNKAALDVRNAAAEDVLDRPFWEGPWWQNPPSLAETLKEDIEKAANGHTVRREIVSTPPGVGTRYIDFSLKPAFGSDGKILFLLAEGRDVSELRSIQDQISELNRDLEQKVEERTAELSRSVESLENAQNQLVQSEKMAALGDLVAGVAHEINTPVGISVTSISFMEEKLNEISQKMASGELRKSDFDKFISVAREATKSSMLNLHRAAELIGNFKQVAADQASGQRRTINFREYLDEILLSLRSKYKRTKHRINISCADDLVINTYPGAFMQIFSNLIINSLIHGFEGMDAGNIDIGVEIVEDDIVIRYTDDGKGMSEASVFKVFEPFYTTKRGEGGTGLGMSIVYNLVHKRLGGVITCSSVEGQGTAFTITIPGDVIVED, encoded by the coding sequence ATGGGTATTTTTGATAAAAGCAAATTGGCGGGACGAAACCGTCTTGTCTGGTTGAGGGTCGCCGTTCCCACGGTGGCTTCACTTGTGCTTTTTATCATAGTCATTTTCGTGGTGCATATGCCTGCTGTTCGGGATGCCCTGCTTGCCCAGCGTAAAGATTCATTAAAACATATGACTCAAGTGGCCATCGGAGTGCTGGAGCACTTGCGCGATCAGGAGGTGAAGGGGATCATCTCATCGGAAGAGGCCAGAAGAAAGGGGGCAGAATTCATCGGCATGATGCGTTTCGGCCCGGACAACAAAGATTACTTCTGGATAAATGATTTTGATTCCATGATGGTCATGCATCCCTACCTGCCGGAACTTGATGGTCGGGATATGTCCAAGTTTACGGACTTCAAGGGCAAATTGCTTTTTGTTGAAATGGTCAATGCCACTGAAAAAGACGGTGCCGGATACGTGGATTACCACTGGCAGTGGCAGGATAAGCCGGATGAAGTTGTCCCGAAAATTTCCTATGTGCAGAGGTTTTATCCCTGGAAGTGGATAGTGGGGACCGGGCTTTACCTTGATGATCTTGAGTCCGAGGCTGCGGCACGCAACCGGGAATTGATCATGATGACCGTGGTGATCCTCGGCATCATCTCACTGCTTTCTTTTTATACCATCGTCCAGAGCAGGAAGGCCGGACAGCAGATTTCGGAAAGCGAGGCCCTGTTCAAGGGGATTTTCAATAACAGCCAGCAGTTTATGGGGGTGCTCAGCCCAGAAGGGGTATTGCTGCTTGCCAACAGAGCCTCTCTGGATTTCATCAGTGTCTCTGATGACAATGTTGTCGGACATTATTTATGGGAAACCCCGTGGTGGAAGGATTCGCTGGATGCTCAGCGGCAGCTTAAGGAGATTATCCAGATTGCTTCCTTCGGCGAAGTAGGCAAAGGAATTTTCAAGCACAGTAATGAGGCCGGAAATTCAATATATGTTGATTTTTCAGCCAAGCCTGTTGTGGACGAGAACGGGAAAGTTCTTTTTCTGATTGTTGAAGGCCATAATGTCACTGAGCTGAAGGAGGCTCAGGAAAAGATTGCCATGAGTGAAGCAATGTTCAGGGGTATTTTCAGTCAGTCGTTGCAGTTCATGGGAGTGCTGGATTTAGACGGAACACTGCGGGAAGTGAACAAGGCCGCCCTTGATGTCCGCAATGCTGCTGCGGAAGATGTGCTGGACCGTCCTTTCTGGGAAGGGCCTTGGTGGCAGAATCCGCCGTCACTGGCCGAGACCTTAAAAGAGGACATAGAAAAAGCAGCTAACGGGCATACTGTCCGGCGTGAAATTGTTTCCACCCCTCCCGGAGTCGGAACCAGATACATAGATTTTTCTCTCAAGCCCGCTTTCGGTTCGGACGGAAAAATTCTTTTCCTGCTGGCAGAAGGAAGGGATGTTTCCGAGTTGCGTTCGATTCAGGACCAGATCAGCGAGCTTAACCGCGACCTTGAGCAGAAGGTGGAGGAGCGTACTGCTGAGCTGAGCCGATCCGTTGAAAGTCTGGAAAATGCCCAGAATCAATTGGTCCAGTCTGAGAAAATGGCTGCCCTCGGAGACCTTGTGGCCGGAGTTGCCCATGAAATTAATACCCCGGTAGGCATCAGCGTAACCAGCATCAGCTTTATGGAAGAAAAGCTGAATGAGATTTCGCAAAAGATGGCTTCGGGAGAACTGCGCAAATCCGATTTTGATAAATTCATATCTGTTGCCAGAGAAGCCACCAAATCCAGTATGCTCAACCTGCACCGGGCTGCCGAACTTATCGGTAACTTCAAGCAGGTGGCGGCGGATCAGGCTTCCGGACAGAGGCGGACCATCAATTTCCGCGAGTATCTTGATGAGATCCTGCTCAGCCTGCGCTCCAAGTACAAGAGAACCAAGCACAGGATCAATATCAGCTGTGCCGATGATCTGGTAATAAATACTTATCCCGGCGCATTTATGCAGATTTTCTCCAACCTGATTATCAATTCCCTTATTCACGGCTTTGAAGGAATGGATGCCGGGAATATTGATATCGGGGTTGAGATCGTGGAAGATGATATTGTGATCCGTTACACTGATGACGGCAAGGGTATGAGTGAGGCCAGTGTGTTCAAGGTTTTTGAACCGTTCTACACCACCAAAAGGGGCGAGGGCGGAACAGGTTTGGGCATGAGCATTGTCTATAACCTCGTGCACAAACGTCTGGGCGGGGTTATTACCTGCTCCAGCGTGGAAGGGCAGGGCACTGCTTTTACCATCACCATTCCCGGTGATGTTATCGTTGAAGACTGA
- the htpX gene encoding zinc metalloprotease HtpX, with the protein MTSQIKTFFLLAALTGIILFLGGLMGGRTGLVIAFALAMFMNVGSYWYSDKIVLKMYSARQLSPNDAPQVYAMVEELAANAGIPTPRLYVVDQDAPNAFATGRNPENAVVAVTSGIMRILTPEELRGVIAHEIGHIANRDILIQSVAAVLAGAIMMIANMMQWAAIFGFGGGDDEEGGTNPFAAILIAILAPVAASLIQMAISRSREYLADSTGAQISSDPKALASALYKLDASARNIPMDANPATENMFIVNPFSGGNMANWFSTHPSTEDRIARLMSMAGR; encoded by the coding sequence ATGACCAGTCAGATCAAGACTTTTTTCCTGCTCGCCGCGCTTACGGGCATCATCCTCTTTCTGGGGGGGCTGATGGGAGGCCGGACCGGGCTTGTTATCGCCTTTGCACTGGCCATGTTCATGAACGTGGGCAGCTACTGGTATTCGGATAAAATTGTACTCAAGATGTATAGTGCGCGTCAGCTTTCCCCCAACGATGCTCCGCAGGTGTATGCCATGGTGGAAGAACTGGCCGCCAATGCCGGAATCCCCACTCCGCGTCTTTACGTGGTTGATCAGGATGCTCCCAATGCATTCGCCACCGGGCGTAATCCTGAAAATGCAGTGGTCGCAGTAACCAGCGGAATTATGCGTATCCTGACCCCCGAAGAATTGCGCGGCGTAATCGCTCACGAGATCGGCCACATCGCCAACCGCGATATCCTGATCCAGTCCGTGGCCGCAGTGCTTGCCGGGGCGATCATGATGATTGCCAATATGATGCAGTGGGCTGCAATTTTCGGATTCGGCGGTGGTGATGATGAGGAAGGCGGAACCAATCCCTTTGCCGCGATTCTTATCGCCATTCTCGCGCCTGTTGCCGCGTCCCTGATCCAGATGGCCATCTCCCGTTCCCGTGAATATCTTGCAGACTCCACCGGGGCGCAGATTTCCAGTGATCCTAAGGCCCTTGCTTCCGCACTTTACAAGCTGGACGCCAGTGCGCGCAACATCCCCATGGATGCCAACCCGGCCACCGAGAACATGTTTATCGTCAATCCCTTCAGCGGCGGAAACATGGCTAACTGGTTCAGCACCCATCCTTCTACCGAGGACCGCATCGCCAGACTGATGTCCATGGCTGGAAGATAG
- a CDS encoding trypsin-like peptidase domain-containing protein, with translation MTRALKSLILVFWAVAVSAPAFAAKDTSLRVTPVVRAVQKTAPAVVNINVTRIVERGVSPFGQMFGGQGFDMFFDGFETRKRKFRSEATGSGVIINGKRGLVLTNAHVLAGGSDIKVKMNNGEEYSAEIVGSDADFDLAVLKIKGAKKLPQVAMGDSSDIFIGETVIAIGNPFGYTHTVTTGVVSALKRTVKSKEGAYTDFIQTDAAINPGNSGGPLLNIMGDLIGINTAIQARAEGIGFAIPINRAKRVVKELLESGKVSPVWLGLSGQDLDQGSASYFGLPRVYGMLVTDVHKDTPAAYAGLRPGDVVLKINGIEVDDKAGYLALLRVQTRSEDVDIEVLHDGKIRHVVVRPQSLESRQVHAQAWSRWGMVVDKDSRGRGMLVSKVRKNSAAARLGLVPGDKIHQIGNQRVNSQKDFLDSFLRYRMNSKVMLKVQRGRNFYYVKLNS, from the coding sequence ATGACTCGCGCATTAAAAAGCCTTATTCTTGTTTTTTGGGCGGTAGCCGTTTCCGCGCCTGCCTTTGCTGCCAAAGATACTTCTTTGCGCGTTACTCCTGTTGTGCGGGCGGTGCAGAAGACAGCCCCTGCGGTTGTGAATATCAATGTTACGCGCATTGTGGAGCGTGGTGTTTCTCCTTTCGGGCAGATGTTCGGAGGGCAGGGCTTTGATATGTTCTTTGACGGCTTCGAGACCCGCAAACGTAAGTTTCGTTCTGAGGCTACCGGGTCCGGGGTGATCATCAACGGCAAACGCGGGCTGGTGCTGACCAATGCCCATGTGCTGGCAGGCGGCAGCGATATCAAGGTCAAGATGAATAACGGCGAGGAATACTCTGCCGAGATAGTCGGCTCGGATGCGGATTTTGACCTTGCAGTGCTCAAGATCAAGGGCGCGAAAAAGCTTCCGCAGGTGGCCATGGGCGATTCTTCGGATATTTTCATCGGCGAGACGGTAATCGCCATCGGCAACCCCTTCGGCTACACCCATACGGTGACAACCGGGGTAGTTTCCGCGCTCAAGCGGACCGTAAAGTCCAAAGAAGGCGCGTATACTGATTTCATTCAGACAGATGCGGCCATTAATCCCGGTAACAGCGGCGGACCGCTTTTGAATATTATGGGTGACCTGATCGGCATCAACACCGCCATTCAGGCTCGTGCCGAGGGCATTGGCTTTGCAATTCCCATCAACCGGGCCAAGCGGGTGGTCAAGGAACTGCTCGAATCCGGCAAGGTTTCCCCGGTCTGGCTGGGGCTGAGCGGTCAGGACCTTGATCAGGGTTCGGCCAGCTATTTCGGTTTACCCCGTGTTTACGGCATGTTGGTCACTGATGTGCATAAGGATACCCCGGCGGCCTACGCGGGCTTGCGTCCCGGTGATGTTGTCCTGAAGATCAACGGCATTGAAGTTGATGACAAAGCCGGATATCTGGCCCTGCTCCGGGTACAGACTCGTAGCGAGGATGTTGATATTGAAGTTCTGCATGACGGTAAAATCCGCCATGTTGTGGTTCGCCCGCAATCCCTTGAATCGCGGCAGGTCCACGCTCAGGCATGGTCCCGCTGGGGCATGGTTGTGGATAAGGATTCCCGCGGGCGCGGCATGCTGGTCAGTAAGGTGCGCAAGAACAGCGCAGCCGCAAGACTCGGCCTTGTGCCCGGCGATAAGATTCACCAGATCGGCAACCAGCGGGTGAATTCGCAAAAGGATTTCCTTGATTCCTTCCTGCGTTACCGCATGAACAGCAAGGTCATGCTGAAAGTTCAGCGCGGGCGTAATTTTTATTATGTGAAGTTAAATAGTTAG
- a CDS encoding sigma-54 dependent transcriptional regulator: MPESTLLFIAEPQSVTSVFSPLKEAGFQAGLADNLAGAVNFIKKSKPCLIFTRPVMQGYSAQALLAEAVNIEDFPPVVVFSRNGSADEAQRFMELGARDYWLEPLSWEKIKLMLPDEKPSAMPAPDQLGTPEQPAAPEAKGTQGRYQIIGQHPAMARVLGLAKQVAKSKATVLISGESGTGKEMFARFLHHHSDRNDKAFVAINCAALPEHLLESELFGHEKGAFTGAINRKLGKFELASGGTILLDEITEMELGLQAKLLRVLQEGEIDRVGGVETVKVDVRVLATTNRAIEDTVKEGKFRQDLFYRLNVIPLKLPALSQRGEDILLLAKFFVNKYCTEYGLTPLAFSEEATNWLLGYEWPGNVRELQNLMERAVLLAGAGPIESKHFLNDPDAWMPDEPHVGEGSAPDGEQPAADGVAADFAVMPISEMEKKLIIKSLDQTSGNRTKAAELLGISVRTLRNKLNDYKKQGLDL; the protein is encoded by the coding sequence ATGCCTGAGAGTACATTACTATTCATAGCCGAACCCCAGTCCGTGACTTCCGTGTTTTCCCCGCTCAAAGAAGCGGGATTTCAAGCCGGGCTGGCCGACAACCTTGCCGGAGCGGTCAATTTTATCAAAAAGTCGAAGCCGTGCCTTATTTTCACAAGGCCGGTCATGCAGGGCTATTCTGCTCAGGCACTTCTGGCCGAGGCCGTAAATATTGAAGATTTCCCGCCGGTGGTGGTCTTTTCCCGCAACGGTTCCGCAGACGAAGCCCAGAGATTCATGGAACTGGGTGCCCGTGATTACTGGCTGGAGCCCCTTTCATGGGAAAAAATAAAACTCATGCTTCCCGATGAAAAACCGTCCGCCATGCCCGCACCGGACCAGCTCGGCACACCGGAACAACCGGCCGCCCCCGAAGCCAAAGGCACACAGGGCCGCTACCAGATCATCGGGCAGCATCCGGCCATGGCGAGAGTTCTCGGCCTTGCCAAACAGGTGGCCAAATCCAAGGCCACGGTACTTATTTCAGGTGAATCAGGAACAGGTAAAGAAATGTTCGCCCGCTTCCTGCACCACCACTCCGACCGCAACGACAAAGCTTTTGTTGCCATCAACTGCGCGGCCCTGCCCGAACACCTGCTGGAATCGGAACTGTTCGGTCATGAAAAAGGTGCATTCACCGGAGCCATCAACCGCAAGCTCGGTAAATTCGAACTCGCTTCCGGCGGCACCATCCTTCTTGACGAAATCACGGAAATGGAACTGGGCTTACAGGCCAAGCTGCTCAGGGTTTTACAGGAAGGTGAAATCGACCGTGTGGGCGGCGTGGAAACCGTGAAAGTTGACGTGCGCGTGCTGGCAACCACCAACCGGGCCATTGAAGATACGGTCAAGGAAGGAAAATTCAGACAGGACCTTTTCTACCGTCTGAACGTCATTCCGCTCAAGCTTCCGGCCCTCTCCCAACGCGGGGAAGACATCCTGCTGCTGGCAAAATTTTTCGTGAACAAATACTGCACCGAATACGGACTGACTCCGCTGGCTTTTTCCGAAGAAGCAACCAACTGGCTGCTGGGTTACGAATGGCCGGGCAACGTGCGTGAGTTGCAAAACCTCATGGAACGCGCCGTACTCCTTGCCGGAGCAGGCCCCATAGAATCCAAACATTTCCTCAATGATCCCGACGCATGGATGCCCGACGAACCCCACGTGGGTGAAGGATCAGCACCCGACGGCGAACAACCCGCCGCGGATGGAGTCGCCGCTGATTTCGCGGTCATGCCCATCTCCGAAATGGAGAAAAAACTGATCATCAAGAGCCTCGACCAAACCTCCGGCAACCGCACCAAGGCCGCCGAACTGCTGGGAATCTCCGTGCGCACCCTGCGTAACAAGCTTAATGATTACAAGAAGCAGGGGCTGGATTTATAG
- a CDS encoding amino acid ABC transporter ATP-binding protein: MIKFNNVNKYYGDYHALRDIDLHIKKGEVVVVCGPSGSGKSTMIRCINRLEPIQEGEILVEDMDVNGTRVNLPLLRAEIGFVFQSFNLYPHMTVLENIILAPTMVRNMKRKDAEDLAMELLSKVNIPDKAGDYPSQLSGGQQQRVAIARGLAMRPNIMLFDEPTSALDPEMINEVLDVMKALAREGMTMVCVTHEMGFAREVADRVIFMDEGSLIEENTPDEFFNNPQHERSKLFLSKILSH; encoded by the coding sequence GTGATAAAGTTTAACAATGTCAATAAATACTACGGTGACTACCACGCCCTGAGGGATATCGACCTTCATATTAAAAAAGGCGAGGTTGTTGTTGTCTGCGGACCTTCCGGATCAGGTAAAAGTACCATGATCCGCTGTATTAACCGTCTTGAGCCCATTCAGGAAGGTGAAATTCTTGTAGAAGATATGGATGTGAACGGAACACGCGTGAACCTGCCCCTGCTGCGGGCGGAAATCGGTTTTGTTTTCCAGTCCTTTAATCTCTATCCGCATATGACGGTTTTGGAAAATATAATCCTTGCGCCGACCATGGTCCGCAATATGAAACGCAAGGATGCCGAAGATCTGGCCATGGAACTCCTTTCCAAGGTTAACATCCCCGACAAGGCCGGGGATTATCCTTCCCAGCTTTCCGGCGGGCAGCAGCAGCGCGTGGCAATCGCACGCGGCCTGGCCATGCGTCCGAATATCATGCTTTTTGACGAGCCGACATCCGCCCTTGACCCGGAAATGATCAACGAGGTTCTGGACGTTATGAAGGCATTGGCCCGTGAAGGTATGACCATGGTCTGCGTAACCCACGAAATGGGCTTTGCCCGCGAGGTTGCAGACCGGGTAATCTTTATGGATGAAGGGTCGCTCATTGAGGAAAATACCCCGGATGAGTTCTTCAATAATCCCCAGCACGAACGTTCAAAGCTCTTCTTGAGCAAGATTCTGTCTCATTAA
- a CDS encoding transporter substrate-binding domain-containing protein, with protein MKRFMTLALAAALVMAFAATAFAGATYDKIMKDKVVRVGIMTDSIPGAFYNAKKEWVGFDVDIANEIAKRMGVKIDQVPVNNKTRIGFLQQGRIDLSVSNMTHKRSRDNSIDFSITYFFDGQKMLAPKGKFSTLKDFVGKKVAVMQGTTSELNVKNLLKQLGDAAPKVISYQKESECFQALQMGRVDAWSTDSTILLGYSAQVPGKYELVGDFFSNEPYGIGLVEDDSKLRDTVNFILQDMWKDGTYEKIYNKWYGPDTKYYFPLTEQIEMWP; from the coding sequence ATGAAAAGATTTATGACTCTGGCTCTCGCAGCCGCTCTGGTTATGGCTTTTGCTGCAACTGCTTTTGCAGGTGCCACTTATGACAAAATCATGAAAGACAAGGTTGTCCGTGTCGGTATCATGACTGACTCCATCCCCGGTGCTTTCTACAATGCCAAGAAAGAATGGGTTGGTTTTGACGTTGATATCGCCAACGAAATCGCAAAACGCATGGGCGTTAAAATCGATCAGGTTCCTGTAAACAACAAGACCCGTATCGGTTTCCTCCAGCAGGGCCGTATTGACCTTTCCGTGTCCAATATGACTCACAAACGCTCCCGTGATAACTCCATCGACTTTTCCATCACCTACTTCTTTGACGGCCAGAAGATGCTTGCTCCCAAAGGCAAGTTCTCCACCCTCAAGGATTTCGTGGGCAAGAAAGTTGCAGTTATGCAGGGTACCACTTCCGAGCTCAACGTTAAAAACCTGCTCAAGCAGCTTGGCGACGCAGCTCCCAAAGTTATCTCCTACCAGAAAGAATCCGAGTGCTTTCAGGCTCTGCAGATGGGTCGCGTAGACGCATGGTCCACCGACTCCACCATCCTGCTCGGCTACTCCGCACAGGTTCCCGGTAAATACGAACTGGTTGGTGACTTTTTCTCCAACGAGCCTTACGGCATCGGTCTGGTTGAAGATGATTCCAAACTCCGCGACACCGTTAACTTTATCCTTCAGGATATGTGGAAAGACGGCACCTACGAAAAGATCTACAACAAGTGGTACGGTCCTGACACCAAGTACTACTTCCCCCTTACCGAACAGATTGAAATGTGGCCCTAG
- a CDS encoding amino acid ABC transporter permease, translated as MINRYLEKTWVQYLCLAAITGLLVYYFGWVFDFGYKFDWSVLYKEDPSYGEVLGGMLVTGLNLTVTISLMSSAIALGLGILFGLGRLSQFKPVYYFSTCYVEFFRNTPLLVQLFFWYFALPMGLPEGIRSFLFDQNFEMISATVGLGIYTSSFMAEVIRAGIQSIPKGLLEASYSSGLTPFQTLSKIVLPLAFRAIIPPLGSEFLNNMKNSSLAMVVGVPELCWASQQIEGMTFKGFEATTAATVIYLSLSLTIAGILTLVNWKLQIVPLKDRTLGHKFAHMLFWPFEAPFAYLAKIHRRMKRKRQDDFSLSKAQAARKAFLSKLAKVLGLAWKGVFLACLGSLLLSAAYGVSKFNFQIIWENLGTMLWWRFPQGGPNEILWGLGGLSFSILMSVIAISVSFFIGLIVGIGRTSKNKLFLIPSTLYIELIRGNPLIMVIFWIYFFIPILTGQFLNVFWSATIALTVFTGAYLAEIVRSGIQNLPPGQFEAAVSTGLTYWQAMRKVILPQALKQMLPAIVGQFIAIFKDTSLAFVIGVLELTFVAQGLNNRLMIYPFEIYTAVAFLYFICCYLMSLVARRLERKLSTETFRLQM; from the coding sequence ATGATTAATCGTTATCTGGAAAAAACTTGGGTTCAGTATCTCTGTCTTGCCGCTATAACCGGCTTGCTGGTTTACTATTTCGGCTGGGTCTTTGACTTCGGCTACAAATTCGACTGGTCAGTTTTATATAAAGAAGATCCCTCTTATGGCGAAGTGCTGGGTGGGATGCTCGTCACCGGCCTGAACCTGACTGTCACCATTTCGCTGATGAGTTCGGCTATTGCCCTCGGTCTGGGGATCCTTTTCGGGCTGGGCAGGCTTTCACAATTCAAGCCGGTCTACTATTTCAGCACCTGTTACGTAGAATTTTTCAGAAACACCCCGCTGCTGGTGCAGCTTTTCTTCTGGTACTTCGCCCTGCCCATGGGCTTGCCCGAAGGAATCCGTAGCTTTCTCTTTGATCAGAATTTCGAGATGATCTCCGCCACTGTAGGCCTCGGCATCTACACCAGTTCCTTCATGGCCGAGGTCATCCGCGCCGGTATCCAGTCCATCCCCAAAGGATTGCTGGAGGCTTCTTATTCTTCCGGGCTGACCCCGTTTCAGACCCTGAGTAAGATTGTGCTTCCGCTGGCTTTCCGGGCCATTATCCCGCCGCTGGGCAGTGAGTTTCTCAACAACATGAAAAACTCCTCGCTGGCCATGGTTGTAGGTGTGCCGGAGCTCTGCTGGGCTTCACAGCAGATCGAGGGCATGACCTTTAAGGGATTTGAGGCCACCACAGCGGCCACGGTCATTTATCTTTCCCTGTCCCTGACCATTGCAGGAATCCTGACTCTGGTGAACTGGAAACTGCAGATTGTCCCGCTCAAGGACCGCACTCTGGGACACAAATTTGCGCACATGCTGTTCTGGCCTTTTGAGGCTCCTTTTGCCTATCTGGCAAAAATACACCGCCGCATGAAACGTAAACGTCAGGATGATTTCAGCCTTTCCAAAGCGCAGGCCGCACGCAAGGCCTTCCTCTCCAAGCTCGCCAAGGTACTGGGACTGGCCTGGAAAGGTGTATTTCTGGCCTGTCTGGGCTCTTTGCTGCTTTCCGCTGCCTACGGCGTGTCCAAATTTAATTTTCAGATTATCTGGGAAAACCTCGGAACCATGCTCTGGTGGCGTTTCCCGCAAGGTGGTCCCAATGAGATTCTCTGGGGGCTGGGCGGTTTGTCCTTCTCCATTCTCATGTCGGTTATCGCCATTTCGGTCAGTTTTTTTATCGGGCTGATTGTGGGCATCGGGCGTACATCCAAGAATAAGCTTTTTCTTATTCCGTCCACCCTGTACATTGAGCTTATCCGCGGTAACCCGCTGATCATGGTTATCTTCTGGATATATTTCTTCATCCCCATCCTGACCGGACAGTTCCTGAATGTTTTCTGGTCGGCCACCATTGCCCTGACCGTGTTCACCGGGGCTTATCTGGCTGAGATCGTGCGTTCAGGTATTCAGAACCTGCCTCCGGGGCAGTTTGAGGCTGCGGTTTCCACCGGGCTGACTTATTGGCAGGCCATGCGCAAGGTTATCCTGCCGCAGGCCCTCAAGCAGATGCTCCCGGCTATTGTCGGGCAGTTTATTGCTATTTTCAAAGATACTTCGCTGGCCTTTGTTATCGGTGTTCTGGAGCTTACTTTTGTGGCACAGGGGCTTAACAACAGGCTGATGATCTATCCCTTTGAAATTTATACCGCCGTCGCATTTTTGTACTTTATTTGTTGCTACCTGATGAGTCTCGTGGCAAGACGACTCGAACGGAAGCTTTCCACCGAGACCTTCCGTCTGCAGATGTAA